In one window of Paludisphaera rhizosphaerae DNA:
- a CDS encoding bifunctional DNA primase/polymerase → MVAEMAAAAAAELPPTPRGRLVEWRSQPRSEYDPVWLYARAARYCERLPRLEETALDLVRAGYQLATTSAFRNDGRKPTRKDWHLDTIRTEEQVVAELVDDPRNLMVVTGPGMAPDGSWLVHLEADADKVDPWGSTRAEALASLARLTAGMGPTPTWESRRGVHLLATVPQEFGETFGPYLAKHELEDFPRVDLIFGGYLRGRRKASSAMIPPSETDGVERVWVDRTLVPAPLPEATLAILARVGRIRVEEAAERAAEARAMRGSVLADLADLDDAEAAEWEAYRLERVLADLEAIGPAIEGSGGHRTTLRAAISIISAGYDGDEAEALLAAYNTDHCDPEWSERELAHKLASARDHVGADKRKEARLWEAWTRSRDRAARYGVPAGVWVQPGPLGGGWCG, encoded by the coding sequence ATGGTCGCTGAAATGGCCGCCGCGGCCGCCGCCGAACTCCCGCCGACCCCTCGGGGTCGGCTGGTGGAGTGGCGGTCTCAGCCCAGATCGGAGTACGACCCCGTCTGGTTGTACGCGAGGGCCGCCCGCTACTGCGAACGCCTCCCGAGGCTCGAGGAGACCGCCCTCGACCTGGTCCGGGCCGGCTATCAGTTGGCGACGACCTCGGCGTTTCGGAATGACGGCCGGAAGCCGACCCGTAAGGATTGGCACCTCGACACGATTCGGACCGAGGAGCAGGTCGTCGCCGAGTTGGTCGACGACCCCCGCAATCTAATGGTTGTGACGGGGCCAGGAATGGCCCCTGACGGCTCCTGGTTAGTCCACCTCGAGGCCGACGCGGACAAGGTCGACCCTTGGGGTTCAACCCGCGCTGAGGCTCTGGCCAGCCTCGCACGGCTCACGGCGGGAATGGGCCCGACCCCGACCTGGGAATCCAGGCGTGGGGTCCACCTCCTGGCTACGGTCCCCCAGGAGTTTGGAGAGACGTTCGGACCCTATCTCGCCAAGCACGAGTTGGAGGATTTCCCACGGGTCGACCTGATTTTCGGTGGGTATCTCCGCGGCCGCCGCAAAGCCTCCTCGGCGATGATCCCCCCCTCCGAAACCGACGGCGTTGAGCGGGTCTGGGTCGACAGGACCCTGGTCCCGGCCCCACTGCCGGAGGCGACCCTGGCGATCCTTGCAAGAGTCGGCCGGATCCGCGTCGAGGAAGCCGCGGAGCGGGCCGCGGAAGCCAGGGCCATGCGCGGTTCGGTGCTGGCCGACCTCGCCGACCTGGACGACGCCGAAGCCGCGGAATGGGAGGCTTACCGCCTCGAGCGGGTCCTGGCCGACCTCGAGGCGATCGGACCGGCGATCGAGGGCTCCGGGGGCCACCGTACGACCCTGAGGGCCGCGATCTCAATCATCTCGGCAGGCTACGACGGCGATGAGGCCGAGGCCCTCTTGGCCGCTTACAACACAGATCATTGCGACCCGGAGTGGTCGGAGCGGGAGTTGGCTCACAAGCTCGCATCGGCGAGGGATCACGTCGGCGCGGACAAGCGCAAGGAGGCCCGCCTCTGGGAGGCCTGGACCAGGTCGCGAGACCGCGCAGCCCGCTACGGCGTGCCGGCCGGGGTTTGGGTCCAGCCGGGTCCTCTCGGAGGTGGTTGGTGCGGTTGA
- a CDS encoding AAA family ATPase: protein MDDYIVTPIGGQSEHAYIPAPGADYATGWALPVNGEAPRQSFPPPPMNEGPPPSDWRAEAAAAHEAQAKAQAKADFSERIAGVRAKAADIQNPDKFRARLAAVGYKGFKPSQVAAALGKLTHLWSDWLIVGEPAMLKSPPKYGKTRTYLSIIKALHCSHEWPDGSINKHVGSKALILPYDKNTLEIQEELERLGIEDAVTIPADPDDPTGTTIYNLDDPRLVEMVDYLVDDDPTYKLLVVDTLTYASTLSLNKPDEMKRMLDPIMNVAARRGLALLVLIHQNAQGGALGRRITERARILWALDRLDENDPSRLRLSVEETNLPRRPSLLVTHAEAGVEFGVCQDDGSRPAPTEDAFAEWLVEWLRSRGREASWHDVMREAGPERVGALGDDGRPTGRKILDRAVKRINAGAPSLSKLGRVRIEATPRKVSGSNREVSHYSVRSLDEDAIVDFLEAQTQPGGYTPWDALAAAYAAWAEANNRPEIGPAEIRFGLTALRPAAASYAAKVTLTAPQTTEPSSPPPPPSPAPAVAKAIEELARIRAAKTAESLQEPAPAVLEVVVEPTVEEASEPAQEPVHEVQADTAPAQDPRPLAGLLERASKRHPGWIFGAELDSADPVWCWVQVQSPAGGSMALPAPAQTHKSRTSQQLDTVVQVLSDEAATTEIATRIDLINDDQRYHLALTRTRRAHKGWSFEVRPTDDGDKGYLEIIATAPAGAWDRKTLPSDLSDRLLNSKLRDLVRDLKDRDKS, encoded by the coding sequence ATGGATGATTATATCGTAACCCCCATCGGGGGCCAATCCGAACACGCCTACATTCCGGCCCCGGGCGCGGACTACGCCACGGGCTGGGCCCTGCCCGTCAACGGCGAGGCCCCCCGCCAGTCGTTCCCGCCGCCGCCCATGAACGAGGGCCCCCCGCCGTCCGATTGGAGGGCCGAGGCCGCCGCCGCCCATGAAGCCCAGGCCAAGGCCCAGGCGAAGGCCGATTTCAGCGAGCGAATCGCCGGGGTCAGGGCCAAGGCCGCCGACATTCAAAACCCCGACAAGTTCCGCGCACGCCTCGCGGCCGTCGGCTACAAGGGCTTCAAACCTTCCCAGGTTGCGGCCGCCCTCGGCAAGCTCACCCACCTCTGGTCCGATTGGTTGATTGTCGGCGAACCGGCGATGCTGAAATCGCCGCCGAAATACGGCAAGACGCGGACTTATCTGTCGATCATCAAAGCGCTACATTGCTCCCACGAATGGCCGGACGGGTCAATCAATAAGCACGTCGGGTCCAAGGCGCTGATTCTCCCTTACGACAAGAACACTCTCGAAATCCAGGAGGAGTTGGAGCGGCTGGGAATCGAGGACGCCGTTACTATCCCGGCCGACCCCGATGATCCCACCGGGACCACCATTTACAACCTCGACGACCCTCGACTTGTCGAGATGGTCGACTACCTGGTTGACGATGACCCGACGTATAAGCTGCTAGTTGTCGATACGTTGACCTATGCCTCGACTCTCAGCCTGAATAAGCCCGACGAGATGAAGAGGATGTTGGACCCCATTATGAACGTCGCCGCTCGCCGCGGCCTTGCCCTCCTTGTCCTTATACACCAAAACGCCCAGGGTGGAGCCCTCGGCCGTCGCATCACGGAGCGGGCGCGTATACTCTGGGCCCTCGACCGGCTCGACGAGAACGACCCCTCCCGGCTCCGCCTGTCCGTCGAGGAGACCAACCTCCCTCGTCGTCCGTCGTTGTTGGTGACTCACGCAGAGGCCGGGGTCGAATTCGGCGTTTGTCAGGACGACGGGAGCCGGCCCGCGCCCACCGAGGACGCCTTCGCAGAGTGGCTCGTCGAGTGGTTGCGATCCCGTGGCAGGGAGGCCAGCTGGCACGACGTTATGAGGGAGGCCGGTCCGGAGAGAGTCGGAGCGCTGGGCGACGACGGCCGGCCGACCGGTCGCAAGATCCTCGACCGCGCCGTCAAGAGGATCAATGCCGGAGCCCCCAGCCTGTCCAAGCTGGGCCGGGTCCGGATCGAGGCCACCCCCCGCAAGGTGTCCGGCTCCAATCGCGAGGTCTCCCATTATTCGGTGCGATCCCTCGACGAGGACGCGATCGTCGATTTTTTGGAAGCTCAAACGCAGCCCGGCGGCTATACCCCCTGGGACGCCCTCGCCGCAGCCTACGCCGCCTGGGCCGAGGCCAACAACCGTCCTGAGATCGGTCCGGCGGAAATCCGCTTTGGGTTGACCGCCCTACGGCCCGCCGCCGCCAGCTACGCCGCTAAGGTGACTCTGACCGCCCCCCAAACGACCGAACCTTCGTCGCCGCCGCCCCCTCCGTCGCCCGCCCCGGCCGTGGCCAAGGCGATCGAGGAGCTAGCCCGAATCCGCGCCGCCAAGACCGCTGAGAGCCTCCAAGAGCCCGCCCCGGCCGTCCTCGAGGTCGTCGTCGAGCCGACCGTCGAGGAGGCCTCTGAGCCCGCCCAGGAGCCCGTCCACGAGGTGCAAGCCGACACCGCTCCTGCGCAGGATCCGAGGCCCCTGGCGGGCCTCCTCGAGCGGGCCAGCAAGCGACACCCGGGGTGGATCTTTGGAGCCGAACTCGACTCCGCCGACCCGGTCTGGTGCTGGGTCCAGGTCCAGAGTCCAGCCGGTGGGTCGATGGCCCTTCCTGCCCCCGCCCAGACCCATAAGAGCCGCACCTCACAGCAACTTGATACGGTCGTCCAGGTCCTCAGCGACGAGGCCGCGACCACGGAGATCGCCACGCGCATCGACCTGATCAACGACGATCAGCGCTACCACTTAGCGCTGACCCGCACGCGCCGGGCTCACAAGGGTTGGAGCTTTGAGGTCCGGCCCACGGATGACGGGGATAAGGGTTACCTCGAGATTATCGCGACCGCCCCGGCGGGGGCATGGGACCGCAAGACGCTGCCCTCCGATCTCTCCGACCGCCTGCTCAACTCCAAGCTCCGGGACCTGGTCCGTGACCTCAAGGATCGTGACAAGTCCTGA
- a CDS encoding tyrosine-type recombinase/integrase yields MARPGGPWWWRERSRWAATVQGRRHAAPKDIGERDRSEAWSWYGALVKEAARPTPTTTVADLCNLYLEACRARVARDDLNGDTMDLNARVLTTACGFVVNGRKFGSTPVREVKLSHLESITVQWAARPGIGKHKTISPAYLRTATGIVRTAFRWGVHPGGGLEPLLPADPFARYKTPRGKPADVRICERKDAARWLRWLRSQPQTETLKNFALLQRCLIATGARPSEFYRATWGEIRWEAGRTSSGATYGLLIRADWKNARKSGKPRRIILLPSILRPLRRLYARLKPEAGELIYRSSWGRAWNATLLAHQTKRHRLAAKAAGVELPADEGRIRGYLWRHLAASNLVMSGVDLVTAGDLLGTSPAMIARTYAHLKDDHIVAAAEVLTNGRGGSGRAGGLPRA; encoded by the coding sequence ATGGCAAGGCCTGGCGGACCCTGGTGGTGGCGAGAGCGGTCGAGGTGGGCGGCGACGGTCCAGGGGAGACGTCACGCCGCTCCCAAGGACATCGGCGAGCGGGACAGGTCGGAGGCCTGGTCCTGGTACGGAGCCTTGGTCAAGGAGGCCGCGAGGCCGACCCCGACCACGACCGTCGCCGATCTCTGCAACCTGTACCTCGAGGCGTGCAGGGCGAGGGTGGCCCGCGACGATCTCAACGGCGACACGATGGACCTCAACGCTCGCGTCCTAACCACGGCTTGTGGCTTCGTGGTCAACGGCCGGAAATTCGGCTCGACACCGGTCCGCGAGGTGAAGCTCTCGCACCTCGAGTCGATCACCGTCCAATGGGCTGCGCGGCCTGGGATCGGTAAGCACAAGACGATCTCGCCGGCCTACTTGCGAACGGCTACGGGGATCGTAAGGACGGCCTTTCGGTGGGGCGTCCATCCCGGCGGCGGCCTCGAGCCCCTGCTACCGGCCGACCCCTTCGCCCGCTACAAGACCCCCCGGGGGAAACCGGCCGACGTCCGCATCTGCGAGCGCAAGGACGCGGCCCGGTGGCTGCGGTGGCTGCGGTCCCAACCCCAGACCGAGACCCTCAAGAATTTCGCGCTGCTGCAGCGTTGCCTCATCGCGACCGGGGCCAGGCCCAGTGAGTTTTACCGGGCGACTTGGGGAGAGATCCGATGGGAGGCCGGCCGGACGTCGTCGGGGGCAACCTACGGCCTGCTGATCAGGGCCGACTGGAAAAACGCCAGGAAGTCCGGCAAGCCTCGGCGGATTATCCTACTGCCGTCGATTCTCCGGCCCCTCCGACGTCTATACGCTCGACTCAAGCCGGAAGCCGGGGAGTTGATCTACCGGTCGTCCTGGGGGAGGGCCTGGAATGCCACCCTCCTCGCACATCAGACCAAGCGACATCGGTTGGCTGCCAAGGCGGCCGGGGTCGAGTTGCCGGCGGACGAAGGTAGGATCAGGGGGTACTTGTGGCGGCATCTCGCCGCCTCGAATCTCGTCATGTCGGGAGTCGACCTCGTCACGGCCGGCGACTTGCTCGGGACCAGCCCGGCGATGATTGCGCGAACGTATGCGCATTTGAAAGACGACCATATCGTCGCGGCGGCCGAAGTCCTCACCAACGGCCGAGGTGGTTCGGGACGCGCGGGCGGCCTCCCAAGGGCTTGA
- a CDS encoding BamA/OMP85 family outer membrane protein, with translation MERNLIEAEVIPATPRRPRAGALAIALALLTTALASTIPALAQAPPKGKIVEVRIEGNSGITAEKIRAKLLSKAGMEYDQQRVDTDLKELIASKWFTDVQPFYEEKPPGSGNIILIFRVQEMPILRSVEFRGLRKIRLKEIEEATSLKAGNRADPMRTRLAVQQIERLYTEKGYELAQVKLVKGGDPGDLDVVIEIFEGDKFHLASIDFKGNVFATDAQLRTKITSRKPILVGLGGRYSRELLDDDVRKLVEYYQSQGFFEVRVTPVTQPGDGLGDVNLTFVVSEGIRYHVRNLIFEGNKQIQEEQLRQGLALHSGQPFLDAVRDNDRNTMLKQYYELGCIKTQINAEPRFTNEPGIVDLVYKIEESTAFNLGEIKIRGNSRTRSDVILREFWQAGLVPGEVLDKNRMEMAQKRLANLSYFNTNPEMGKTIDIKIVNERPGDKPYSDLMMPLLSEMAGARMQNGDDAPDFLARALAENEGPAPSRAAATPARTVNRPVLDSEVVPAGAETSDDDAPAPATAPAPPTVKAPARRSQPVATVVAAAAAPKVRMQDDEVVPAPPGSTLGDEDALSPLQPFGSGSGGYFAPPANTVPPSAAPAPAPPGVLGRRPVDPNAPGRDQPPVGSGEPAGSFPSIPGLNMTDVGPDRNDPFPNRSYADIVTTLEEAPTGRFMVGVAASSFQGLFGNVTVYEKNFDIFNVPRNFSDIFNGTAFRGGGQEFRLDIQPGTLINRFQMSLREPYMFGLPIGGAAAGYLFNRLYPNWSEARGGGRFSLGRQFGTSTYADVAARIEDVNFYGYRSPAPAQYLAASGHSTLFSLRPSLRFDNRNSPFMATKGQYAEFSFEQGWGTYTWSKFDAEGRMHYTTGSRPDGTGKRFVTLRGHFGVATQSTPVYERFFAGNFGSLRGFQYRTVSPKALGVPVGGVMMALGSLEYQFPWTASDTVQQVVFTDFGTVENDYSFSKLRVSVGTGLRLMIPAMGPIPLGFDLAFPVMYAEGDALRYFNFSMSANY, from the coding sequence GTGGAGCGAAATCTCATCGAAGCCGAAGTCATTCCCGCGACGCCCCGCCGGCCCCGCGCCGGGGCCCTCGCGATCGCCCTTGCGTTGCTGACGACCGCCCTCGCCTCAACGATCCCGGCCCTGGCTCAGGCGCCTCCCAAGGGAAAGATCGTCGAGGTCCGCATCGAGGGGAACTCAGGCATCACTGCGGAGAAGATCCGCGCCAAGCTGCTGAGCAAGGCCGGCATGGAGTACGACCAGCAGCGGGTGGACACCGACCTCAAGGAGCTGATCGCCTCCAAGTGGTTCACCGACGTCCAGCCGTTCTACGAGGAGAAGCCGCCGGGCTCCGGGAACATCATTCTGATCTTCCGGGTCCAGGAGATGCCCATCCTTCGCTCGGTCGAGTTCCGCGGCCTGCGCAAGATCCGGCTGAAGGAGATCGAGGAGGCCACCTCGCTCAAGGCCGGCAACCGCGCAGACCCCATGCGAACCCGCCTGGCCGTCCAGCAGATCGAGCGGCTCTACACCGAGAAGGGCTATGAGCTGGCCCAGGTCAAGCTGGTCAAGGGGGGCGACCCCGGCGACCTCGACGTCGTCATCGAGATCTTCGAGGGGGACAAGTTCCACCTGGCCTCGATCGATTTCAAGGGGAACGTCTTCGCCACCGACGCTCAGCTTCGGACCAAGATCACCAGCCGCAAGCCGATCCTCGTCGGCCTCGGCGGCCGCTACAGCCGCGAGTTGCTCGACGACGACGTCCGCAAGCTCGTCGAGTATTACCAGTCGCAGGGTTTCTTCGAGGTCCGGGTCACGCCCGTGACCCAGCCCGGCGACGGGCTGGGCGACGTCAACCTGACCTTCGTCGTCTCCGAGGGGATCCGCTACCACGTCCGCAACCTGATCTTCGAGGGGAACAAGCAGATCCAGGAGGAGCAGCTCCGCCAGGGTCTGGCGCTGCACTCCGGCCAACCGTTCCTGGACGCCGTCCGCGACAACGATCGCAACACCATGCTCAAGCAATACTATGAGCTGGGCTGCATCAAGACCCAGATCAACGCCGAGCCCCGCTTCACCAACGAGCCGGGGATCGTCGACCTCGTCTACAAGATCGAGGAAAGCACGGCGTTCAACCTGGGCGAGATCAAGATCCGCGGCAACTCGCGGACCCGCAGCGACGTCATCCTCCGCGAGTTCTGGCAGGCGGGGCTCGTCCCGGGCGAGGTCCTGGACAAGAACCGGATGGAGATGGCCCAGAAGCGCCTGGCCAACCTCAGCTACTTCAACACGAACCCCGAGATGGGCAAGACGATCGACATCAAGATCGTCAACGAACGCCCCGGCGACAAGCCGTACAGCGACCTGATGATGCCGCTGCTCAGCGAGATGGCCGGTGCCCGCATGCAGAACGGCGACGACGCGCCTGACTTCCTCGCTCGCGCCCTGGCCGAAAACGAAGGCCCCGCCCCCTCGCGAGCCGCCGCGACACCTGCCCGGACCGTCAATCGCCCCGTCCTCGATTCCGAGGTCGTCCCTGCCGGGGCCGAGACATCGGACGACGACGCCCCTGCGCCGGCGACCGCCCCCGCTCCGCCAACGGTGAAAGCTCCGGCGAGGCGGTCGCAGCCCGTCGCCACGGTCGTCGCCGCGGCCGCTGCGCCGAAGGTCCGGATGCAGGATGACGAGGTCGTCCCCGCGCCGCCGGGCTCGACGCTGGGGGATGAGGACGCCCTCTCGCCGCTGCAGCCGTTCGGCTCGGGATCCGGGGGCTATTTCGCCCCTCCCGCGAACACGGTGCCGCCGTCCGCCGCTCCCGCTCCGGCCCCTCCCGGTGTGCTCGGCCGCAGGCCGGTCGACCCCAACGCGCCGGGACGAGACCAGCCGCCGGTCGGTTCGGGCGAGCCCGCGGGGTCGTTCCCCAGCATCCCCGGCCTGAACATGACCGACGTCGGCCCCGACCGCAACGACCCGTTCCCGAATCGGTCGTACGCGGACATCGTCACGACGCTTGAAGAAGCCCCCACCGGCCGATTCATGGTCGGCGTGGCGGCTAGCAGCTTCCAGGGCCTCTTCGGCAACGTCACGGTCTATGAGAAGAACTTCGACATCTTCAACGTCCCGCGCAACTTCAGCGACATCTTCAACGGCACCGCGTTCCGAGGCGGCGGGCAGGAGTTCCGGTTGGACATCCAGCCGGGTACATTGATCAACCGCTTCCAGATGAGCCTGCGCGAGCCGTACATGTTCGGCCTGCCGATCGGCGGCGCCGCGGCCGGCTACCTCTTCAATCGTCTCTACCCCAACTGGAGCGAAGCTCGCGGCGGCGGTCGGTTCTCGCTGGGCCGCCAATTCGGCACCAGCACCTACGCCGACGTCGCGGCGCGGATCGAGGACGTGAACTTCTACGGCTACCGCAGCCCGGCGCCGGCCCAGTATCTTGCCGCCAGCGGTCACTCGACGCTGTTCTCGCTGCGGCCGAGCCTCCGATTCGACAACCGCAACAGCCCGTTCATGGCCACCAAAGGCCAGTACGCTGAATTCTCCTTCGAACAGGGCTGGGGAACCTACACCTGGTCCAAGTTCGACGCTGAGGGCCGGATGCACTACACGACGGGAAGCCGCCCCGACGGCACCGGCAAGCGGTTCGTCACCCTCCGCGGCCACTTCGGAGTCGCCACTCAGTCGACGCCGGTCTACGAGCGGTTCTTCGCCGGTAACTTCGGCAGCCTTCGCGGCTTCCAGTACCGCACCGTCAGCCCGAAGGCCCTGGGAGTCCCCGTCGGCGGCGTGATGATGGCCCTGGGATCGCTGGAGTACCAGTTCCCCTGGACGGCCTCCGACACCGTGCAGCAGGTCGTCTTCACCGACTTCGGCACCGTGGAAAACGACTACAGCTTCAGCAAGCTGCGGGTCTCCGTCGGCACGGGCCTCCGCCTGATGATCCCCGCCATGGGCCCAATTCCGCTGGGCTTCGACCTCGCCTTCCCCGTCATGTACGCCGAAGGCGACGCCCTGCGGTACTTCAACTTCTCCATGAGCGCGAACTACTGA
- a CDS encoding FAD-binding and (Fe-S)-binding domain-containing protein: MDERRARIYDDLRGLIAGGLYFEPLDRAAYSIGAGPFEIDPLGAVAPLTVEDAATLARYATENNLTLHPRGAATDTGGGALGEGLIVDFSRHLRRVLTINEDWVEAEAGVVVDDLNTRLAPLGRRLEPTPAASEAATLGGTIAVDAAGSRSCKFGTFGRQVERLGVVFAQGETADVGREPWPDFEDEPADFKELVVQKLHRIHKRRRAVWELRPDAHPPDLRDRERVGYDLAAMSDDGVDLARLLCGSEGSLAMIVRATLRTVPLPTATIVVLLPFVRLADAAGCVPFLIGGDTSPSACDLYDWRSVSLARDVEPLIREHVGESVESLMVVEFEADSSADVTAKARLLIEKARRTGLLSADPATIHRRGDCEQMVRLRKRIEPLFQRGRGRSAPSPVVEGVSVPVERLAPAIRSLQEVLRSRDLTWSLDVFAAEGRIRMRPFLDPSDAAARAGLDDLAAEFFDVVLAAGGSIASGRGLGLARTHLSARRLGEPSRISRDVKDAFDPARLLNPGNVVDDSSVARPLKVYPSSPSVADAPPSDVGSGGFAVQPDSTTVPAEGVILPVLRWPGDDLATVASACNGCGICRSEEPSLRMCPSFRAFGEEAAAPRGQANLVRQAAAGRLDPRSWGSEEFLAKAAYCIHCKLCQSECPAGVDVSSLVMEAKAAYVEEHGLAPGDWVFARVEMWARLASRFPLISNYLMSRRGARWLLERTFGVSRRRVLPPVRRTPFTVRAARLGLHKPRPSRPGPRVAYFVDLYANYYDHELAESAVGVLQQAGVNVYIPPSQRSSGIAPLVVGDVDHARELALRNLRALGDAVRDGYTVVCSDPTAALMLRQEYIKLTDDLDADLVARATMDLGQYLRGLDARGQLPPSTEPVRAKVGYHQPCHLRALDVGQPGLDLLGRIPELDLEYIDRGCSGMGGTFGLRTHQFRASLRAGRGLHRRMMDEDIEIGATECGACRIQMEQGTTKRTVHPVKLLALSYGLNPSLRLHLKDPKPRHAMS; this comes from the coding sequence GTGGACGAACGCCGAGCCCGGATCTACGACGACCTCCGCGGGCTCATCGCCGGGGGGCTTTACTTCGAGCCCTTGGACCGGGCCGCCTACTCCATAGGGGCCGGGCCGTTCGAGATCGACCCGCTGGGGGCCGTCGCTCCGTTGACGGTCGAAGACGCGGCGACTCTCGCCCGATACGCGACCGAGAACAATCTGACCCTCCACCCGAGGGGAGCGGCCACCGACACCGGCGGCGGAGCGCTGGGGGAGGGTTTGATCGTCGACTTCAGCCGCCACCTAAGGCGCGTTTTGACGATCAACGAGGATTGGGTCGAGGCCGAGGCCGGGGTCGTGGTGGACGACCTGAACACTCGCCTGGCCCCCCTGGGACGGCGCCTGGAGCCGACTCCGGCCGCCTCCGAGGCCGCCACACTAGGGGGGACGATCGCGGTCGACGCCGCAGGCTCGCGGTCATGTAAGTTCGGGACGTTCGGCCGCCAGGTGGAGCGGTTGGGAGTCGTCTTCGCCCAGGGCGAGACGGCCGATGTCGGCCGCGAGCCCTGGCCGGATTTCGAGGACGAGCCGGCCGACTTCAAGGAACTGGTCGTCCAGAAGCTCCACCGAATCCACAAACGACGTCGGGCCGTGTGGGAACTTCGGCCCGACGCTCACCCTCCGGACCTGCGTGATCGGGAACGGGTCGGCTATGACCTGGCCGCCATGTCCGACGACGGGGTCGACCTGGCCCGGCTCCTCTGTGGGTCGGAAGGGTCGCTGGCGATGATCGTTCGGGCGACCCTGCGGACCGTCCCGCTGCCGACGGCGACGATCGTGGTCCTGCTGCCGTTCGTTCGCCTGGCCGACGCCGCCGGCTGCGTCCCGTTCCTGATCGGCGGCGACACTTCCCCCTCCGCCTGCGACCTCTACGACTGGCGGTCCGTCAGCCTGGCGCGCGACGTCGAACCCCTGATCCGAGAACACGTCGGCGAATCGGTCGAATCGCTGATGGTGGTGGAGTTCGAGGCGGATTCGTCGGCCGACGTCACGGCGAAAGCCCGGCTGCTGATCGAGAAGGCAAGGCGGACCGGGCTGCTCTCGGCCGACCCGGCGACGATCCATCGCCGAGGCGACTGCGAGCAGATGGTGAGGCTGCGGAAGCGGATCGAGCCGCTCTTCCAGCGCGGGCGGGGACGGTCGGCGCCTTCGCCCGTCGTGGAGGGGGTTTCGGTGCCCGTCGAGCGACTTGCGCCGGCGATCCGGAGCTTGCAGGAGGTTCTGCGAAGTCGCGACCTGACCTGGTCGCTCGACGTGTTCGCGGCCGAGGGGCGGATCCGCATGCGGCCGTTCCTCGATCCGAGCGACGCCGCCGCTCGCGCGGGGCTCGACGACCTGGCGGCCGAATTCTTCGACGTCGTGCTGGCCGCCGGCGGCTCGATCGCCTCGGGGAGGGGACTGGGGCTCGCCCGGACGCATCTTTCGGCCCGCCGCCTGGGCGAGCCGTCGCGGATTTCTCGAGACGTCAAGGACGCGTTCGACCCCGCTCGCCTGCTGAACCCCGGCAACGTCGTCGACGACTCCTCGGTCGCCCGCCCGCTCAAGGTGTATCCGTCGTCGCCGTCCGTCGCCGACGCGCCGCCGTCGGACGTCGGCAGCGGTGGATTCGCCGTTCAGCCCGATTCGACGACGGTGCCCGCGGAAGGGGTCATCCTCCCAGTGCTGCGATGGCCGGGGGATGATCTCGCGACGGTCGCCTCGGCGTGCAACGGCTGCGGCATTTGCCGCAGCGAGGAGCCTTCCCTGCGAATGTGCCCGAGCTTCCGGGCCTTTGGCGAGGAGGCCGCCGCCCCCCGAGGCCAGGCGAACCTCGTCCGACAGGCGGCGGCGGGCCGGCTCGACCCGCGGTCCTGGGGCTCGGAGGAGTTCCTGGCGAAGGCCGCCTACTGCATCCACTGCAAGCTCTGTCAGAGCGAGTGCCCGGCCGGCGTGGACGTCTCCAGCCTGGTGATGGAGGCCAAGGCGGCGTATGTCGAGGAACACGGTCTGGCCCCCGGCGACTGGGTCTTCGCCCGGGTGGAGATGTGGGCCCGACTCGCCAGCCGTTTTCCGCTGATCTCCAACTATCTGATGTCCCGTCGCGGCGCTCGCTGGCTGCTGGAGCGGACCTTCGGCGTCTCACGGAGACGGGTCCTGCCGCCGGTTCGCCGCACGCCGTTCACCGTCCGGGCGGCGAGGCTCGGCCTCCACAAACCGAGACCCTCTCGACCAGGCCCGCGGGTCGCCTACTTCGTCGACCTCTACGCCAACTACTATGACCACGAGCTGGCCGAATCGGCCGTCGGAGTGCTTCAGCAGGCGGGTGTAAACGTCTACATCCCGCCCTCCCAGCGCAGCTCGGGGATCGCCCCCCTGGTCGTCGGCGACGTCGACCACGCCCGCGAGTTGGCTCTGCGGAACCTCCGAGCCCTGGGAGACGCCGTCCGCGACGGCTACACCGTCGTTTGCTCCGACCCGACCGCAGCACTAATGCTCCGGCAGGAATACATCAAGCTGACCGACGACCTGGACGCCGACCTCGTGGCCCGCGCGACGATGGACCTGGGACAGTACCTCCGGGGTTTGGACGCCCGAGGCCAACTACCGCCGTCGACCGAGCCGGTGCGAGCGAAGGTCGGCTACCATCAGCCGTGCCACCTGCGGGCGCTCGACGTCGGCCAGCCGGGGCTAGACCTCCTGGGACGCATCCCTGAGTTGGACCTGGAATACATCGACCGTGGGTGCTCGGGCATGGGGGGGACGTTCGGCCTGCGGACGCACCAGTTCCGCGCCAGCCTCCGCGCCGGAAGGGGACTCCACCGCCGAATGATGGACGAGGACATCGAGATCGGCGCCACCGAATGCGGAGCCTGCCGGATCCAGATGGAGCAGGGGACCACCAAGCGGACCGTCCACCCAGTGAAGCTCCTGGCCCTATCCTACGGCCTCAATCCGTCGCTTCGCCTGCATCTCAAGGACCCCAAGCCCCGCCACGCGATGTCGTGA